In Pontibacter deserti, the genomic stretch GAGATACTACCTGACGAAGACAGTGAATAGTTTGGGAGTTTAAGAGTTAGTGAGTTAAAGAATTAAAGGGGGTAGAGAGCCAATCGGTTTTCTGCCCTTTTTTATTTTATAGTTCAGGCAACGGTTCTTATAGTTTAGGGCTCTTTGTAGTAGGTAACTATAGTTCATTATTGACATTTCGAACACAGTAAGAAATCTAAGTAAGATACGTATAGGAGTGTTCTTAATAGGTATCTCCTTACGTCGAGATGACAAACAGAAATTCCCCTCCTCGCAGGGGTTCGGGGTGGGTTAATACCTTCCCCGAAAGTCACCCTAACTATAAATTTCTAACAACACCAATTACCCGCTAACTATAAAACCATGAAAGAATATCTATTGCTTGCCTCCTTGGCGGGCATACTTGCGTTTGCTTCCTGCTCTGTACCACCTATGGCTGTAGATTCAGATTTTAAGCAGCAGGCCGAAGAACTACCTGTTGAAGGACGCAAAGTATTTAAACCCAATGGCAGCTTTAGGCTTGGAAACTATACGGTGGCAAATGTAAAGCGTGGCTGGGTCAACATGGGCGGCTTCTCTATCTTCAGTTACAACAATGTGAAAGCAAGTCAGCAGTACCAGTTTAGCCTGCAGAGCACAGAGGGCAATGAATGGTTTGTTTTTGGAGCAAGTAAACTGCAGGAGAAATCTTTAAAGGATAACACCGGGGTAACCATAGAAGTAGCCCCGAACATGGAGTATTATGCCAGCCATTTTACATCGCCGGAGAGCGGGCAATGGCATTTACTAACCATAGACCCGCGCCATTACCTGGAGCGTAAAAAGTTTGAAGGCGAGCTGTCGAACGGGAAAACCACCTATAAAATAGCTCCTGTTTACAAGTTCGAAGGTAAAACGCTGCCCATGTCTGAGATTATCGGGTATGAGTTCAGGGATGAAAACGGTGTAGCAGGAGCAGTGCAGGTGGTTAATAATGGTAAAGCATGGATGAAGCCGGAATTAACAACAGACACCCGTATGGTTTTGGCAAGTGCTATGGCCTCTTTGCTGCTCTACGACAAGCTAAACGAATCAGTGGAAAGCTTTGAACTTAATTAAGTATGGTTGCTGTTGCCGCAGTAACAGCAAATTCATCACATTTTGCAGGCTTTTCATCACAAATTAGGCTTTAAAAGTATAAAAGTCAGTAACTTGCAGCCTGTAAAATCTCTGACATTAGCTGAGGTCAGCTTTAATCTGTTCAGGTAATTATTTCATGAAGAATTTTTTTTGGTGGTGCGCCGGCGCCGACGACACCATCCTTGAAAAGTGCTCCAAATCGGAGCACATAAAATATGCCGGCGTGGGCGCTACTGTTTTCTTTACAGGACTGCTGGCCAGTATTTCGGGTGGCTACGCCCTATTTACTGTTTTCGATTCTGCGTTAATGGCGGTGGCCTTCGGGTTGCTCTGGGGTATGGTTATTTTCAATCTCGACCGTTTTATAGTTTCCACCATCCGCAAGGAAGGCCGTTTCTGGAAAGAGCTGCTGATGGTAACACCGCGTATACTGCTGGCGCTGGTTTTGGCTGTGGTTATCTCAAAACCACTGGAGCTGAAGATATTTGACAAAGAGATACAGGCTATACTTAAGGAGAAGCAGGCCGAGCTTGCTATTCAGCATAAAACGTTGGTAGGTAAGCAATTTGCCGAAGTAGATTCTGTAAAATCTGAGATTGCTGGCATCCGAGCAGAAATTGAAGCCAAGATGCAGGAGCGTAACAAACTATACGAGCTGGTAGCAGCCGAAGCCGATGGAACCGGAGGTACAGGTAAAGTAGGTAAAGGCCCTATTTACGAAGAAAAGAAACGCCAGTATGATAAAGTAGACGAAGAGCTGAAAATGCTGCAGGCAAGTGCAGGCGACCGTATTAAACTGAAAGAGCAACGCATAGCGGAGCTGATGAAACAGTATGACAAGACGGTATCGGAAGGGCAGGAAAGCTTCTCGAACTATGATGGCCTGATGGCGCGAATTGATGCACTGGATAAACTGCCCTGGCTGCCGGTATTCTTTATTAC encodes the following:
- a CDS encoding DUF4407 domain-containing protein — protein: MKNFFWWCAGADDTILEKCSKSEHIKYAGVGATVFFTGLLASISGGYALFTVFDSALMAVAFGLLWGMVIFNLDRFIVSTIRKEGRFWKELLMVTPRILLALVLAVVISKPLELKIFDKEIQAILKEKQAELAIQHKTLVGKQFAEVDSVKSEIAGIRAEIEAKMQERNKLYELVAAEADGTGGTGKVGKGPIYEEKKRQYDKVDEELKMLQASAGDRIKLKEQRIAELMKQYDKTVSEGQESFSNYDGLMARIDALDKLPWLPVFFITLLFICLETAPIFTKLITNKGPYDDILKGVEHERTTQEMQRVAERQKQYDVRLAVAEAKFASRQEFEIEAKREEEKLKSDAHLDAVRESAAVWKHRKLADINRSPNTASEILNDGEENGYYKW